In a single window of the Solea senegalensis isolate Sse05_10M linkage group LG1, IFAPA_SoseM_1, whole genome shotgun sequence genome:
- the LOC122759777 gene encoding proenkephalin-A-like, producing MAAPPHSSCMWMLVLGACLSLAVATDCGKECALCVYRLLGQQSGFSPLTCSLECDGGLDSQKLRLCRDFLLEEENIIPLDADPREQQEQDTAAIMISDSEDTTSPEHLLAKKYGGFMKRYGGFMARRSSSPEGTLEDTGTQDEEESVRLEILKLLNAAAEHGAKGDGQGGEAVKRYGGFMRRAESGVAQSDLLEAVLGRGLKKRYGGFMRRVGRPEWLVDSSKSGSVLKRAWENGSELQKRYGGFMD from the exons ATGGCTGCCCCTCCTCACAGCAGCTGCATGTGGATGCTGGTTCTGGGTGCGTGTTTGTCACTGGCGGTCGCCACAGACTGTGGGAAAGAGTGTGCACTTTGTGTGTACCGTCTGCTGGGACAACAGTCTGGTTTCTCCCCGCTG ACATGCTCACTTGAGTGTGACGGTGGGTTGGACAGCCAGAAGCTCCGTCTGTGCCGGGACTTCCTGTTGGAGGAGGAAAACATCATCCCTCTGGACGCTGACCCGCGTGAACAGCAGGAACAGGACACAGCAGCCATCATGATCTCTGACAGCGAGGACACAACATCGCCAGAACACCTGCTGGCCAAGAAGTACGGCGGCTTCATGAAGCGCTACGGCGGTTTCATGGCTCGCCGTTCCTCCTCCCCAGAGGGGACGCTAGAGGATACTGGCACccaggatgaggaggagagtgtTCGCCTGGAGATCCTAAAGCTCCTGAACGCAGCAGCAGAGCATGGCGCCAAGGGGGATGGTCAGGGAGGCGAGGCGGTGAAGAGGTATGGAGGGTTCATGCGTCGAGCCGAAAGTGGGGTCGCACAGAGTGACCTGCTGGAGGCGGTGTTAGGCCGTGGGCTCAAGAAGCGCTATGGAGGGTTCATGAGGCGCGTGGGCAGGCCTGAGTGGCTGGTGGACAGCAGCAAGAGTGGGAGCGTGTTAAAACGGGCTTGGGAGAACGGCAGTGAGCTACAGAAGAGGTACGGGGGCTTCATGGACTAG